A segment of the Thermus caldifontis genome:
CCCCCCTAAGAACACCGTCCCAGACAATGCTCCCAGAGGGGGGGTTTGTGAGAAGCATGAAGCTTGGAATATGCATATGGCGAATAAAGGGGGTTTTGCGGACTTTGCTTCGTAGCGAAGCCACTGGAGGAAGGGTAGATGAAAAGGGAAAACCGCATATTTCCCTTGCGCAAGCGGAAAACTGGCTTTCAAGGTCCCCGTCCGGCCTTCCGGACAACCGCATTATAGCACTTCACTGCGATGGTGAACCAAGTCAAAGGGAGGTGCCAGAGGTTTTGTGCTGCACGCACGCTCCAATCGTTACGTGATTCGCAGTAATCTTGGCAGCCAAAATATCGCAACACCAGGCGAACGCTAAAGAGCCGGTCGGATAAGCGTGAGGTCGGTGGTTCAAGTCCACCATCCTCGAAGGCCAGCCCAGGTAAAGGCATCACCCAGGAGACAGGTGGTTTGGGCGGTAAGGGGGTACTGGGCTTGGGTGGGAAGGGTGCGCATGGCTAGGTTCCGGGGTCCGGGAGGCCCAGGCCCTGGGGCTTGGCGGAGGTGAAGGCCTGGATGGGAAGGTGTACGTCAACCACCTGGGTGCCCTGCCGGTGGGAACCACCCCCCGGCTTCCCGAGGAACGGCTCGGCGCCTCGAGGCGATGGGTTGAGGAAGCGGGAAGCCCTGGGCTAAGCGGTCCCCCCATGCTCCGCTTCTTTCCGCCGGGTAAATGACCTGGATGCTTTGCCAGGCCCGAGAGAGGGGATTTAGGGGCTTTGGCCCTAGACGGGAGGTAAGGAGGGCGTATAGCCTGGAGAACATGTACGAGGGGAAGATCCTCTACGAAGGCCTAACTTTTGATGACGTGCTCCTCCTCCCTGGGTATTCGGAGGTGCTACCCCGGGAGGTTTCGGTGAGGACCAGGCTTACCCGGAAGCTTTACCTCAACATCCCCATCCTCTCCGCCGCCATGGACACGGTGACCGAGGCGGAGATGGCCATCGCCATGGCCCGGGAAGGGGGGCTTGGGGTGATCCACAAGAACCTGAGCATTGAGGCCCAGGCGGGAATGGTGCGCAAGGTAAAGCGCTCCGAGGCGGGGATGATCCAGGACCCCGTCACCCTGCCGCCCACGGCCACCCTCGAGGACGCTGAGCGCCTCATGCGGGAGTACCGCATCGGGGGGCTTCCCGTGGTGGACCTCTACGGGAAGCTTTTAGGCCTGGTGACCAACCGCGACCTGCGCTTTGAGCGCAACCTGAAGCGGCCCGTCACCGAGGTCATGACCCCTTTGGAACGCTTGATCACCGCTCCGCCTGGCACCACCCTGGAGGAGGCGGAGGAGATCCTGCGCAAGCACAAGGTGGAAAAGCTTCCCCTGGTGGACGAAGCGGGGAGGCTCAAGGGGCTTCTTACCCTAAAGGACATTGTGAAGCGCAAGCAGTACCCCAACGCCGCCAAGGACCCCCTGGGCCGGTTATTGGTGGGGGCGGCGGTGGGGGCGAGCCGGGACCTTCCGGAAAGGGCCGCCGCTTTGGTGGAGGCGGGGGTGGACGTCCTGGTCCTGGACTCGGCTCACGGCCACTCCAAGGGGATTCTGGAGGCCCTCACCTACCTGAAGGAAACCTTCGGGGAGAAGGTGGAGATCATTGCCGGCAACGTGGCCACCCGGGAAGGGGCCCGGGCCCTGGCGGAGCGGGGCGCGGATGCGGTGAAGGTGGGCATCGGCCCCGGCTCCATCTGCACCACCCGGGTGGTGACCGGGGTGGGGGTGCCGCAGATCTCCGCCATCCTCGAGGCGGTGGCGGGGGTAGCCGACCTGGATGTGCCCATCATCGCCGATGGGGGGGTCAAGTACACGGGGGATGTGGCCAAGGCCCTGGCCGCCGGGGCCCACACGGTGATGCTGGGGAGCATGCTGGCGGGCACGGACGAGGCCCCGGGGGAGGAGGTTTTGAAGGATGGGCGCCGCTACAAGCTCTACCGGGGCATGGGCTCCTTGGGAGCCATGAGGCAGGGCTCCGCCGACCGCTACTTCCAGGAGCCGGGCAGGGGAGGGGAGACCGAGGCCAAGAAGCTGGTGCCTGAAGGGATCGAGGGCATGGTGCCCTATAAGGGCCCCGTGGCCGACGTCCTCTACCAGATCGTGGGGGGCTTGAGGAGCGCCATGGGCTATGTGGGGGCCCCGGACATAGAAACCTTCCGGCAAAAAGCCCGCTTCGTGCGCATGACCATGGCGGGCCTAATAGAGAGCCACCCCCACGACGTGGTGGTCATCAAGGAGGCTCCCAACTACTCCCGGTGACGACTCCCCGCTCTGAAGAGCGGGGCTACAAGGTACGGGCTACGCCCGTGACCTCGGTTCTAGGTAGTACTACCTATCCCCGCAGGGCTAACTTGGAAACCGGGGGATTATAGCTCCCCCACTCCCCCTCTTTTTTCTAAGGCCCTCCTGCCCTGGCAGGGGGCCCGGCAAAGCCTTCCTCTAAGCTCCGTGGGGGCGGAAGCAGAGCGAACGGGGCTCCGCCAGGCTTAACCTGCGCGCTTGGGCCCACTAGGGACTAGTCTCCGAAGAGTTTCTCAAAGGCCTCCCCCCCTCCCTTCTTGCGGGCCAGGCGGTAGGTGCCTTCTTTCTCCTCCAGCATGCCTTCCGCCACCAGGGCCTTCAGGGTGTCCTCCAGCTCCTTTTTGGAGAAGGCTTCCCCCTCTTCGTCCAGATAGCGCTGGATCTCCTTGAAGCTGGCATAACGCAGAGCCTCCACCGCCCGCATGACCCAACCCTTCCGGTCCATGCCACCATCCTACTTCCCTTGGGGTGGCATCCTGGGGCTATGGACCCTTACCGGGAGTACCAGGATTACGTGGTGGCCTCGAGGCTCCTTTTGGCCCTGGGCCTTTCCCGGGAGGTTCTTTCCCTGGGCCAGTATGCCCGCCTAAGGCTTCGCCGGAGGGAGCTGGTTCGGCAAAGCCGGTTGTCCCAGCTGGAAAGCCTGGACGAACGCCTCCGCTACGGCTTCTGGAGCAACCCTTTGAGGCTAAAGGAGTTCCTCAAACGCACCGCCCACGCTCCTTACTGGGCCTCCCCTCTGGCCTTTGAAGCCCTGCTCTTCCCCGAGGAGCAGGCCCGCCTTGCCTACCCCGGGCAGGCGGGGGAGTACTACCTGGGCTGGCTCAGGTTGCCCCATCTTCTCATGGAACCCCTGGCCTTTGAGGAGGCGCTACGGGAACAGGAGGCCCGGGCCGAGGCCCTTCCTCTCTTCCTCAACGCCTTCCACCGAGTGCCTGGCCCCTGATGCGGCAGGTTTAGGCCTCTTCCTCCAAAAGGGGCAGGCGTACCCGGAAGAGGGTGCGGCCGGGCTGGCTTTCCACGGTGATCTCCCCCCCGTGAGCCTTGGCGATGGCCTGGGCGATGGCCAGGCCCAGGCCGGTTCCGCCCCCAGGCCCCCGGGCGAAGCGCTCAAAGAGGCGGGGAAGGAGTTCCTCGGGGATCCCCGGGCCATGGTCCTCCACCTCCAAAAGGGCGTTTTCCCCTTCCCGCCTGAGGCGCACCCGGATCCCTTCCCTTCCTGCGGCCCGGACCCCGTTGGCGATGAGGTTCCTGAGCATTTGCAGGAGCCGGTCCGGGTCCCCCAGGACCTCCAGGGCCTCCCCTTGGAAGGCCACCCCGTACTCCCGGGTGGCCTCCTCGGCTATGGTTTTGAGGTCCACGATATGGGGGTTCAAGGTGCGCTCCGCCTCCCCCCGGGCCAGGGAGAGGAGGTCCTCCACCAGGCGGCGCATCCTCTCCGCGGTGGCCCGGGCGGTGCTTAGGGCTTCGGAGTCCAAGGGGTTTCGGGAAAGCCGGTCCAGATGGCCCAAAAGAACCGTGAGGGGGGTCCTAAGCTCGTGGCTGGCCTCGGCCAGAAAGGCCCGTTCCTTTTCCTTGGCTTCCTTGAGGGCCAGAAGGAGGCCGTTCACCGCCTCCACCATCCGGCCGAACTCGTCCTTGGGGAGGTTCAGGGGTACGGGGTCCAGGCGCTCAGGGTTACGCCTGGCGATCTCCCTGGCGGCCTCCTCCAGGGGCCTGGCGGTGAGCCGGGCGGTGAGGTAGACCAAGGCCATGCCCAAGGGGAAGAGGAGGAAGAAGGCCTCGAGGAGGGCCCGCCTCAGGGCCCTTTGCGCCAGGTCTATGGGGGCGGTGTCCTGGGTGAGGGCGAGGAGGCCCAAGGGGGTGCGCACCAAGGCGGCGGCAAAGCCCCTTTGCCAGGTGACCCTGGGGGCCTCGCCCACCCCCTTTAGGGCCTCCGGGGGGAGGCGGTGGGCCTCCTGGGTGAGGACCAGGGCCTCCCCGTCCTCCGCATACAGGTGAAGGTAGACGCCCCCGGTGGTGAGGAGGGCCCCCGTCTGACCCTTGCGGTAGGCCTCCGCCGCCCGCTTGGCGTCCTCCAGGAGGGTGGCCTCGAGGTGGCCCCTAAGGGCCCGCTCCACCCCCTGCCCCGCCAGGTACAGGGCCCCCACCAAGAAGAGGAGCCAGAGGAGGCTGAAGGAGAGGAAAAGCCGAAGCCGGAAGGACATGGGGCCGGGCTAGGCTTCCTCCTCGCCCCTTCCCGGGCGGACCGCATACCCCAGGCCCCGCACCGTGCGCAGGTAGCCGTAGGCCCCGGCTTCCCTCAGCTTGGCCCGGAGGTTGGCCACGTGCACATCCAGCACGTTGGAATCCCGGCCCAGGGGCTTGCCCCAGATCTTTTCCTCGATCTCCTCCCGGGGGAAGACCCTCCCCGGGCGGCCCATGAGCAGGTGGAGAAGCTCAAACTCCTTGGGGGAAAGCCGCACCTCCTTTTCTCCAAAGAAAACCTGCCGCCTTCGGGGATAAAGCTCCAGCCGTCCCACGCTCAGGACCTCGCTGCCTTCCTTGTGCCTCAGCTGCACCTGGATGCGGGCCAGAAGCTCGGCGGGGTGGAAGGGCTTCACCAGGTAGTCGTCGGCCCCATCGGAAAGGAGGCCCACCTTGCGCTCCACGGCATCCTGGGCGGTGAGGACCAGGATGGGGGTGTCGTCGGTGGCCCGGATCCTCCGGGCCACCTCGGCCCCATCCAAGTCGGGGAGGCCCAGGTCCAGCACCACCAGGTCGGGCTTTCTCTCCCGGTGCTTCACCAGGCCCTCCATGCCGCTTTTGGCCCACTCCACGAAAAAGCCCGCTTCCTTGAGCTCCAGCTCCACCAGGCGGGCCACTTCCGCATCGTCCTCAATGAGCAGGATGCGCTTCATGGCCAAAGCCTTTCCGGAGGGGCGAGGCCATAGACCTCCTTGAGGAGCCTAAGCAGGCTCACCCGCTCCTTGTCCTGCAGGAGGACCACATCCCCGCGGTCGGCCACCCCGGGAAAGGTGCGGGGCTTCTCCCCTGGGAGCACCAAGAGGAGTTGCACCTCCTGGCCCAGCCTGGGAGGTACCGGGGCGGAGAGGGGGATCAGCCTCTTGCCCTCCACCCGCCAAGCCCCGTGCAGGATGCGCAGGTCCTGGGAGAAAAGCCTCAGCTCCGTGCCCGGGGGGAGACCAGGCCCCAGGAGGGGAGGAAGGGCGGCCGAAACCGTCCCCAGGAAAAGGAGAAGGAGGATCAGGGGACGCATCGTCTCCCATTCTACGCCGGGGGCTCAGCCCTTTGTGGGAGAGAGCTTAAGGGGCCTGAAGGTTTTTCGGGGAGGAGGAAGCCGGCGGAAACCACGTACTTAAGGGCGTCCTCCACGCTGATCTCCAGGGGGATGACCTCCTCTGAAGGCACTAGGATCACCATGCCGCTGGCGGGCACGGGACTGGTGGGCACCAAGACGGCGGTGTACCCTTCTGGCAGGGGAGGAAGGCGGCCGTTCACGGGCTGCACCACAAAACAAAGGGTGTATAGCCCTCGCCTGGGGTACTCTATGACCGCCGCCCGGCTGAACTTCACCTCCTGGTGGCCGAAGAGGGTGTGGGTGATCTGCTGCACCGCCTTGTAGATGTCCCGCACGATGGGGAAGAGGAGGAGGGAGCGCTCCAGGGAGACGATGAGCCTTCGGCCCAGGTAGTTTTCCGCCACGGTGCCCACCAGGTAGATGAGCACTCCAGCGAGAAGAAGACCTACAAAGGGCAGGAAGGGCTGGTAGGTGCGGGGCACCTCCAGGTCCAAAAGGCGCAGGAAGCTCTGGATATAGCCCCCGGAGTAGGTGTAGACCCAGGCCAGGAAGTACAGGGTGACCAGAAGGGGTAGGAGGGTGACCAGCCCGGTGAGGAACCGCTGGCGCAGGCGCATGACCCTTAGTTTACGGGAAAGGGGGATTAGCCATGCCCCCTAGGGACGAAACCAAGGCCCCCAACCGGGCTTGGCCCGGTTGGGGTGGCATGGCTAGCGCCCGTCCCCTCGGCTTCGGGCCAGTTCCCTAAGGCCCTGGATGTCCTTCAGCACGATCTTGCCGTAGCCGGAGCGGATGTAGCCCTCCCGGGTGAGCTCCCCGATCACCTTGGTCACGGTTTCCCGCACGCTCCCCACCGCGGCCGCCAGCTCGTCGTGGGTGGCGCGGAGGACCAGGCCCTCCGGTTCCTGGTGGGCCAAGGGGGTTTCCGCCAGCTCCAGGATAGCGGCGGCCATTCGGTTTTTGAGGCGCTGGGTGGCTAGGCGCTCGATGCGCCGGTAGGACTCGGAAAGGGCCTGGGCCAGGCTCTGGAGCACCTGGCGGACCTCCTCGGGGTGGGGTTCCTTGGGGAGGGGTTCGGCCACCACCTCGGTCACCGCCTCGGCGAAGTACGTCCGCTCCATACCTGCCAGGGCCTCTTCCCCGAAGTACCCCCCGGGGCGGACCAGGCGCAGGGTGAGGGCGTTGCCCTCCTCATCCACCGCCTCGAGGCGCACAAGGCCCTCGAGGACCCGGTAGACCCGATCCCGGGGCCCCGGCACCCCTGGGTACAGGATCACCTCGCCGGGCTTGAAGGTTACGGTTTCACGGGCCTGGGTCATGGCTGCCTCCTTGCCCCTAGGCTAGCACGCCCCTGTGGTTTTGTAAACCTGTGGGTTACAAAAATCCTTCCCGCCCTACCCCTTGTCCAGGGGCCTTTTGTGGGCTACGGGCAGAAGGCGGTCCGTGGCGATCTCGGGCTCCCTTCCCTCCCGCCTGGCCCTTTCCCTTTCCAGTTCGGTCCAGAAAAGGGCCATCTCCCAAAGGGCCTCAAGCCGCTCCTCCAGGGACAGGCTCTGCCACTCCCCCCGGTCGTCCAGGGGGGTTTCCAGGGAAAACCTGCGGGCGATGGGCCGGATTTTCATAGCTCCTCGAGGTCGCGTAGGTCTATGGGGCGGCCGAAAAAGGCCAAGGCATACCCCCCGATGACCAAAAACCTGGCCCCGGTTCCATGCAAGGCCCGGAGAAAATCCAGCATCTCAGGGGTCACCTTACGTTCTCCCTAAGCCACGCCAGGTAGGGCCCATGCCCCTCGGCGATGGGCAGGGCCAGGATCTCGGGCACGGTGTAGGGGTGAAGGGAAAGGACCCGCTCCTTAAGCCGGGGGAAGGCGAAGGTGGTGGTCTTGGCGATGAGGAGCACTTCCCGGTCCTCCACCACCTCCCCTTGCCAGCGGTAGACCGAGGTGAGGCCCGGCACCAGGTTCACGCAGGCGGCCAGGCCCTCCTCCACCAGGGTGCGGGCCAGGGTATGGCCCACCTCCTCGTTAGGGGCGGTGATCAGGACCACCTCTTCCATTACTGCTCCTCCTCCACGGCAAAGGCACTGGCCACCTCGTCGTCCTCGGGAAGGTTCATGATCTTAACCCCGGCGGTGGCCCGGGAGTACTGGCGGATCTCGGCCACGGGGGTGCGGATGGCCAGGCCCTTCTTGGAAAGGACCAAGAGATCCTCCGTGCCCCGCACCTTGAGGAGGGCGGCCAGGCGCCCCACCTTAAGGGACGTGGCATAGGTGATGACCCCCATTCCTCCACGGCCCTGCAAGGGGTACTCGGCCAGGGGGGTGCGCTTGCCGTAGCCCCGGGTGCTCACCGCCAGGAGGTCCACCATCTCCCCGGGCTTCACCGTCACCAGGGAAACCACCCGGTCCCCTGGCTTTTTGAAGCGGATCCCCGTCACCCCCTGGCTGTCCCGGCCCGTGGCCCTAACCTCCTCCAAGGGGAAGCGGATGGCCTGCCCCTCCTCCGTGGCCAGGATGGCCTCGTCCTCGGGGTCGGAAAGGGCCACCCCAATGAGCCGGTCCCCCTCCAGGAGCCGGATGGCGATGAGCCCTGCTGTACCCAGGTTCTGGTACTCCCTCAAGGCGGTGCGCTTCACCAAGCCCCGTTCCGTGGCGAAGACCAGGTGGCCCTCCCCCTCCAAGCCCCTCACGGAAAGCAAGGCGGCCACCTCTTCCTCTTCGGCCAGAGGGAGAAGGGTCTTCACGTGCACCCCCCGGGCCTGGCGGCCCATCTCCGGAAGGTCGTAGACCTTCAGGCGGTAGACCCGGCCCCGGTTGGTGAAGAGGAGGAGGTCCTCATGGGCCTGGGCCACGAAGACCTGGATGGCCTCGTCCTCCTCCTTGGTTTTGCCAGCGATAAGCCCTTTCCCGCCCCTTCCCTGGGCCCGGTAGCTCTCCAGGGGAAGGCGCTTTAGGAAGCCCTGGGCGGTGAGGGTGATGACCATGGGCTCATCCTCTATGAGGTCCTCGGGGTTGAAGCTCTCCTCAAACTCGGCGATCACCGTACGCCGGGCATCCCCGTACTTTTCCTTGACCCTTAGGAGGTCCCTCTTGACCTCAGCCCAAAGCCGCCCCTCCTCCTCGAGGATGGCCCTAAGCCGGGCGATCTCCTCCATGAGCTCCCGGTACTCCTCCAAGAGCTTTTCCCGCTCCAGGGCCACCAGGCGTTGCAGGCGCATGTCCAGGATGGCCTGGGCCTGGACCTCGCTGAGGCCAAAGCGCTCCATAAGCCCCCTTCGGGCCTCGCCCGCGTCCTGGGAAGCCCGGATCAAGGCGATGACCTCGTCGATGTGGTCCAGGGCGATGAGGAGGCCCTCCAACACGTGGGCCCTTTCCTCGGCCTTCTTGAGCTCAAATAGGCTTTTGCGCCGGATCACCTCCTTGCGGTGGTCCAGGTAGTGGCGCATGAGATCTAAGAGGGAAAGGACCTTGGGCTCCCCCTCCACGATGGCCAGGAGGTTCACCGTGAAGGAGGCCTGCAAGGAGGTGTGCTTGTAGAGCTGGTTCAGCACCACCTGGGGGCTTGCTCCCCGCTTGAGCTCGATGGCGATGCGCAGGCCCTGGCGGTCGGACTCGTCCCGGAGGGCCACGATGTCCTCCA
Coding sequences within it:
- the guaB gene encoding IMP dehydrogenase, which gives rise to MYEGKILYEGLTFDDVLLLPGYSEVLPREVSVRTRLTRKLYLNIPILSAAMDTVTEAEMAIAMAREGGLGVIHKNLSIEAQAGMVRKVKRSEAGMIQDPVTLPPTATLEDAERLMREYRIGGLPVVDLYGKLLGLVTNRDLRFERNLKRPVTEVMTPLERLITAPPGTTLEEAEEILRKHKVEKLPLVDEAGRLKGLLTLKDIVKRKQYPNAAKDPLGRLLVGAAVGASRDLPERAAALVEAGVDVLVLDSAHGHSKGILEALTYLKETFGEKVEIIAGNVATREGARALAERGADAVKVGIGPGSICTTRVVTGVGVPQISAILEAVAGVADLDVPIIADGGVKYTGDVAKALAAGAHTVMLGSMLAGTDEAPGEEVLKDGRRYKLYRGMGSLGAMRQGSADRYFQEPGRGGETEAKKLVPEGIEGMVPYKGPVADVLYQIVGGLRSAMGYVGAPDIETFRQKARFVRMTMAGLIESHPHDVVVIKEAPNYSR
- a CDS encoding sensor histidine kinase → MSFRLRLFLSFSLLWLLFLVGALYLAGQGVERALRGHLEATLLEDAKRAAEAYRKGQTGALLTTGGVYLHLYAEDGEALVLTQEAHRLPPEALKGVGEAPRVTWQRGFAAALVRTPLGLLALTQDTAPIDLAQRALRRALLEAFFLLFPLGMALVYLTARLTARPLEEAAREIARRNPERLDPVPLNLPKDEFGRMVEAVNGLLLALKEAKEKERAFLAEASHELRTPLTVLLGHLDRLSRNPLDSEALSTARATAERMRRLVEDLLSLARGEAERTLNPHIVDLKTIAEEATREYGVAFQGEALEVLGDPDRLLQMLRNLIANGVRAAGREGIRVRLRREGENALLEVEDHGPGIPEELLPRLFERFARGPGGGTGLGLAIAQAIAKAHGGEITVESQPGRTLFRVRLPLLEEEA
- a CDS encoding response regulator transcription factor — encoded protein: MKRILLIEDDAEVARLVELELKEAGFFVEWAKSGMEGLVKHRERKPDLVVLDLGLPDLDGAEVARRIRATDDTPILVLTAQDAVERKVGLLSDGADDYLVKPFHPAELLARIQVQLRHKEGSEVLSVGRLELYPRRRQVFFGEKEVRLSPKEFELLHLLMGRPGRVFPREEIEEKIWGKPLGRDSNVLDVHVANLRAKLREAGAYGYLRTVRGLGYAVRPGRGEEEA
- a CDS encoding DUF502 domain-containing protein codes for the protein MRLRQRFLTGLVTLLPLLVTLYFLAWVYTYSGGYIQSFLRLLDLEVPRTYQPFLPFVGLLLAGVLIYLVGTVAENYLGRRLIVSLERSLLLFPIVRDIYKAVQQITHTLFGHQEVKFSRAAVIEYPRRGLYTLCFVVQPVNGRLPPLPEGYTAVLVPTSPVPASGMVILVPSEEVIPLEISVEDALKYVVSAGFLLPEKPSGPLSSLPQRAEPPA
- a CDS encoding helix-turn-helix domain-containing protein encodes the protein MTQARETVTFKPGEVILYPGVPGPRDRVYRVLEGLVRLEAVDEEGNALTLRLVRPGGYFGEEALAGMERTYFAEAVTEVVAEPLPKEPHPEEVRQVLQSLAQALSESYRRIERLATQRLKNRMAAAILELAETPLAHQEPEGLVLRATHDELAAAVGSVRETVTKVIGELTREGYIRSGYGKIVLKDIQGLRELARSRGDGR
- the cutA gene encoding divalent-cation tolerance protein CutA, coding for MEEVVLITAPNEEVGHTLARTLVEEGLAACVNLVPGLTSVYRWQGEVVEDREVLLIAKTTTFAFPRLKERVLSLHPYTVPEILALPIAEGHGPYLAWLRENVR
- the gyrA gene encoding DNA gyrase subunit A, encoding MSETVIPVEITEELKQSFINYAMSVIVDRALPDVRDGLKPVQRRILFGAYQEGVLPGRKHVKSAKIVGEVMGKYHPHGDAAIYDALARLAQPWNLRYPLVDGQGNFGSIDGDPPAAQRYTEARLSPLGAEMLLDIDKETVDFRPNYDGSLKEPEVLPAAIPNLLVNGASGIAVGMATSLPPHNLSEVMDALVAMIDNPGITLEEVMRHLPGPDFPTGGKLSRKGIQEAYATGRGSLKIRAKVRIEEKGQKPMLVVTEIPYQVNKASLIAQIAALVKAKKLEDIVALRDESDRQGLRIAIELKRGASPQVVLNQLYKHTSLQASFTVNLLAIVEGEPKVLSLLDLMRHYLDHRKEVIRRKSLFELKKAEERAHVLEGLLIALDHIDEVIALIRASQDAGEARRGLMERFGLSEVQAQAILDMRLQRLVALEREKLLEEYRELMEEIARLRAILEEEGRLWAEVKRDLLRVKEKYGDARRTVIAEFEESFNPEDLIEDEPMVITLTAQGFLKRLPLESYRAQGRGGKGLIAGKTKEEDEAIQVFVAQAHEDLLLFTNRGRVYRLKVYDLPEMGRQARGVHVKTLLPLAEEEEVAALLSVRGLEGEGHLVFATERGLVKRTALREYQNLGTAGLIAIRLLEGDRLIGVALSDPEDEAILATEEGQAIRFPLEEVRATGRDSQGVTGIRFKKPGDRVVSLVTVKPGEMVDLLAVSTRGYGKRTPLAEYPLQGRGGMGVITYATSLKVGRLAALLKVRGTEDLLVLSKKGLAIRTPVAEIRQYSRATAGVKIMNLPEDDEVASAFAVEEEQ